The following proteins come from a genomic window of Bradyrhizobium paxllaeri:
- a CDS encoding GlcG/HbpS family heme-binding protein: protein MFVAESKRLTHQGAKMIMATALELAGQAKIAISCAIVDAGGHVILIERMDGGRFHTVHSSTTKAVCAASNRRPTTAKGAAGQDLDVAHAIGLALAAGPERWTAMEGGVPVLVDRECVGGVGVSGGDWETDLRIAKLAVESIGAKWE, encoded by the coding sequence ATGTTTGTCGCCGAGAGCAAGCGCCTGACGCATCAGGGCGCGAAGATGATCATGGCGACGGCGCTGGAACTGGCCGGTCAGGCCAAGATCGCGATCTCCTGTGCCATCGTCGATGCCGGCGGGCACGTGATCCTGATCGAACGAATGGACGGCGGCCGCTTCCACACCGTGCACTCCTCGACCACCAAGGCAGTGTGTGCCGCGTCAAATCGGCGTCCGACCACGGCCAAGGGCGCGGCCGGCCAGGACCTCGACGTGGCCCACGCGATCGGACTTGCACTCGCGGCCGGACCGGAACGGTGGACGGCGATGGAAGGCGGCGTGCCGGTGCTGGTCGACCGCGAATGTGTCGGCGGCGTCGGCGTGAGCGGCGGCGACTGGGAGACCGATTTGCGGATCGCCAAGCTAGCCGTCGAGTCGATCGGCGCGAAATGGGAATGA
- a CDS encoding alkaline phosphatase D family protein, producing MPIAIRAGQSLNRRQLLVRSAATGAVAGLGSLARPYLSRAADRPLITSGIQSGDVSADSGVIWARADRAARMHVECSTAENFRTIIGAASADALPASDFTSKVLLDDLPSGQDIFYRVRFESIDTSGLAGEAQLGHFRTAPAARSNVSFAWSGDTTGQGWGIDESRGGMRTYRTMLDNRPDFFIHSGDHIYADCPVERELKLPDGGVWRNIITEEKSVVAQTLEQFRGNYKYNWLDRNFRAFHAAVPLFAQWDDHEVTNDWAPVGTADETGYAEDGSSLLVARARRAFHEFMPMRARPAQEDGRIYRKIGYGPLLDVFMIDMRSYRDSTFNKRDDCSDTCILGPAQLAWLKRELVSSDATWKVIAADMPIGLISEDAIALGDGPPERREHEIADLLSFMKRAGIRNTVWLTADMHYTAAHHYDPNRATYQDFEPFWEFVSGPLHAGTWAPAPLDNTFGPKAVFQKGCSGENLAPCFGMQFFGRVDIDGKTEVMTVTLKDVDNRDLWSVDIEPRPDARPGQIMAQHI from the coding sequence ATGCCGATTGCGATACGCGCCGGGCAAAGCCTGAACCGGCGTCAATTATTGGTTCGCTCCGCCGCAACAGGCGCCGTCGCCGGTCTCGGCAGCCTCGCCAGACCCTATCTCAGCCGCGCGGCGGATCGGCCGCTCATCACGAGCGGCATTCAATCGGGCGACGTCTCGGCTGACTCCGGCGTGATCTGGGCCCGCGCCGACCGCGCCGCACGGATGCATGTCGAGTGTTCAACGGCCGAGAACTTCAGGACCATCATCGGCGCGGCTTCGGCCGATGCCTTGCCGGCGAGTGATTTCACCTCGAAGGTTCTGCTCGACGACCTGCCCTCGGGGCAGGACATCTTCTATCGCGTTCGGTTTGAAAGCATCGACACGTCGGGACTGGCCGGCGAGGCGCAGCTCGGGCATTTCCGCACCGCGCCCGCCGCACGGAGCAACGTATCGTTCGCCTGGTCGGGCGACACGACGGGGCAGGGCTGGGGCATCGACGAAAGCCGTGGCGGGATGCGGACTTACCGGACTATGCTCGACAACCGTCCGGACTTCTTCATCCATTCCGGCGACCACATCTATGCGGACTGTCCGGTGGAGCGGGAATTGAAACTGCCCGATGGCGGGGTGTGGCGAAATATTATCACCGAGGAAAAGTCCGTCGTCGCTCAAACCCTCGAACAGTTTCGCGGCAACTACAAATACAACTGGCTCGACCGGAACTTTCGCGCCTTCCATGCCGCCGTGCCCCTGTTCGCGCAATGGGACGATCACGAGGTCACCAACGACTGGGCGCCGGTCGGCACCGCCGACGAGACCGGGTACGCCGAGGACGGCTCCTCGCTTCTGGTGGCGCGGGCGCGCCGTGCCTTCCATGAATTCATGCCGATGCGCGCGCGACCTGCGCAGGAGGACGGCCGCATCTATCGCAAGATCGGCTACGGCCCGCTGCTCGACGTATTCATGATCGACATGCGCAGCTACCGCGATTCCACCTTCAACAAGCGCGACGACTGTAGCGACACCTGTATCCTCGGCCCGGCGCAACTGGCCTGGCTGAAGCGCGAGCTGGTGTCATCCGACGCGACCTGGAAAGTGATTGCCGCCGACATGCCGATCGGCCTGATCAGCGAGGACGCGATTGCACTCGGCGACGGGCCGCCGGAGCGGCGCGAGCACGAGATCGCTGATCTCCTGTCGTTCATGAAGCGCGCCGGCATCCGCAACACGGTGTGGCTGACCGCCGACATGCATTACACCGCGGCGCATCATTACGATCCGAACCGCGCCACTTATCAGGATTTCGAACCGTTCTGGGAGTTCGTCTCCGGCCCGCTGCATGCCGGCACCTGGGCGCCGGCTCCGCTCGACAATACGTTCGGGCCGAAAGCGGTGTTCCAAAAGGGCTGCAGCGGCGAGAATCTCGCGCCATGCTTCGGGATGCAGTTCTTCGGCCGCGTCGATATCGACGGCAAGACCGAAGTGATGACCGTGACGCTAAAGGATGTCGACAACCGCGACCTCTGGTCGGTCGACATCGAGCCCCGTCCTGATGCGCGGCCGGGCCAGATCATGGCGCAGCATATCTGA
- a CDS encoding Gfo/Idh/MocA family protein gives MGADPLRVACVGMGWWSDVLADAIQRSGKLEIRGCYTRSEEKRKSFAAKYRCRPAESYEALLADPEIEAIINTTPNDVHLATTCAAAAAGKHVFLDKPIANSIVDGRAITDACRKAGVVLALGYQRRRESHFRHVRREIDAGRFGKLVNAEANISRDRLGKIDLTSWRYQAAGMPGGVMLQIGIHYIDVLAYLIGPVHAVRAQSAQLVLPGDNPDVASLILQHENGALSTLNASYASASEYYLMNVYGKEMTAFYDLHHGLRLLKRGESQPVAVPCESNDTLVEELEEFAAAARGQGQHEVGGEEATRSLAVVRAGIVSAREGRSVEVAEILNGDGKM, from the coding sequence ATGGGTGCCGATCCGCTCCGCGTGGCCTGTGTCGGGATGGGATGGTGGTCCGACGTTTTGGCGGATGCGATTCAGCGCTCGGGCAAGCTCGAGATCCGCGGCTGCTACACTAGGTCCGAAGAAAAGCGCAAAAGCTTCGCGGCAAAGTATCGCTGCCGGCCGGCCGAGAGTTACGAGGCGCTGCTGGCCGATCCCGAGATCGAGGCGATCATCAATACCACGCCGAACGACGTGCATCTGGCGACGACCTGTGCGGCCGCTGCCGCCGGCAAGCACGTCTTTCTGGACAAACCGATTGCCAACAGCATCGTGGACGGCCGCGCCATCACCGATGCCTGCCGCAAGGCCGGCGTGGTGCTGGCGCTCGGCTATCAGCGGCGGCGCGAGAGCCATTTCCGCCACGTCAGGCGAGAGATCGACGCTGGCCGGTTCGGCAAGCTCGTCAACGCCGAGGCGAATATCAGCCGCGACCGACTCGGCAAGATCGATCTCACCTCCTGGCGCTACCAGGCCGCGGGTATGCCGGGCGGCGTGATGCTGCAGATCGGGATCCACTACATCGATGTGCTCGCCTACCTGATCGGGCCGGTCCATGCGGTGCGTGCGCAGTCGGCGCAACTGGTGCTGCCCGGCGACAATCCTGATGTCGCCAGCCTGATCCTGCAGCATGAGAACGGCGCGCTCTCGACGCTGAACGCAAGCTACGCCTCGGCGTCGGAATATTACCTGATGAACGTCTACGGCAAGGAGATGACGGCGTTCTATGATCTGCACCATGGGCTGCGGCTGCTCAAGCGCGGCGAAAGCCAGCCGGTCGCGGTGCCCTGCGAAAGTAACGACACCCTCGTCGAGGAACTCGAGGAGTTCGCCGCGGCGGCGCGCGGGCAGGGCCAACATGAAGTCGGGGGCGAGGAGGCGACGCGATCGCTCGCGGTGGTACGCGCCGGCATCGTTTCGGCGCGCGAGGGGCGTTCGGTCGAGGTCGCGGAAATACTGAACGGTGACGGAAAAATGTGA
- a CDS encoding tripartite tricarboxylate transporter substrate-binding protein yields MKPGTSVWKVFAVAMLFVGIAGQAGAQDYPSRAITVVVPFPPGGASDVVARIVTNQMSKILGQSIVIENVSGAGGTVGSARVASAAPDGYTLLAAAMGSHVAAPVLTPNLKYDPVTDFVPIGFTAHSPAIVIARKDFPANDLKEFVATLRQRGDTVKQAHGGIGASSHMACLLFTAEIGAKPALVAYRGSGPALNDLVGGHVDFMCEQSVSVAESVLAGSVRAFAVSAAKRLENLPNVPTAGEAGIGYQMSVWAGLFAPKGVSPEIIARLSEALDKALDEAAVRERIAQLGGSIPAKDERNPATFDRFVRSEIARWSPILAAAGSGK; encoded by the coding sequence ATGAAACCTGGTACGAGCGTCTGGAAAGTTTTCGCGGTTGCGATGCTGTTCGTCGGCATCGCCGGGCAGGCAGGTGCGCAGGACTATCCCTCCAGAGCGATCACGGTGGTCGTGCCGTTCCCGCCCGGAGGCGCCAGCGACGTGGTGGCGCGCATCGTCACCAATCAGATGTCGAAGATCCTCGGGCAATCCATCGTCATCGAGAATGTCAGCGGCGCCGGCGGCACCGTCGGCAGCGCGCGCGTCGCCTCTGCCGCCCCCGACGGCTATACCCTGCTTGCCGCGGCGATGGGCTCGCATGTCGCCGCTCCCGTGCTGACGCCGAACCTCAAATACGATCCGGTTACCGATTTCGTGCCGATCGGGTTCACCGCCCATTCCCCGGCGATCGTTATCGCGCGGAAGGATTTTCCGGCCAACGACCTGAAGGAGTTCGTCGCAACCCTTCGGCAGCGGGGCGACACGGTGAAGCAGGCGCATGGCGGCATCGGCGCGTCCTCGCATATGGCGTGTCTGCTGTTCACCGCGGAAATCGGCGCGAAGCCGGCGCTCGTTGCCTATCGCGGCTCAGGCCCGGCCTTGAATGATCTGGTCGGCGGGCACGTCGATTTCATGTGCGAGCAATCGGTCAGCGTCGCCGAGTCGGTTCTGGCCGGCTCGGTCAGGGCCTTCGCCGTCTCGGCCGCGAAACGACTCGAAAACCTGCCGAATGTTCCGACCGCCGGCGAAGCGGGCATCGGCTATCAGATGAGCGTCTGGGCCGGACTGTTTGCGCCGAAAGGCGTTTCGCCTGAAATCATCGCCCGGCTTTCCGAAGCGCTCGACAAAGCGCTTGATGAGGCGGCCGTGCGCGAACGGATTGCCCAGCTCGGTGGCTCGATCCCGGCCAAGGACGAACGCAACCCGGCTACCTTCGACCGGTTTGTCCGGTCCGAGATCGCACGCTGGTCACCCATTCTTGCTGCGGCCGGATCGGGGAAGTGA
- a CDS encoding indolepyruvate ferredoxin oxidoreductase family protein encodes MALMEVGLDDKYRLDAKRIFLSGTQALVRLPMLQRERDRAAGLNTAGFISGYRGSPLGMYDHALWRAKSFLKQHDIEFAPGLNEDLAATAVWGSQQVGMFPGAKVDGVFGIWYGKGPGVDRSVDALKHANSAGTSKDGGVIALAGDDHGCQSSTLAHQSEQVFAAALMPVVNPATLQDYLDLGILGFALSRYSGCWVGFKAISETVESSASIVSDPDRIRIITPDDFEMPPGGLSIRWPDAPMEQERRLHGPKMQAVAAFARVNHFDRIVLDSKPARLGIMATGKAYLDLRQALADLGITDAEAQALGLRIYKVALTWPLEETGARAFAEGLQDVLVVEEKRGFIEDQLLRILYNVDASKRPSVVGKRDEAGAMLLPSEGELTPTMVAAAVVARLRRLGHRSPALEQRLAKLEAFDRPGEGTGAAKLQRTPYFCSGCPHNTSTKIPEGSRAMAGIGCHGMALSVPNRRTQTISHMGAEGVTWIGQAPFTDEPHVFQNLGDGTYTHSGLLAIRAAAASGVNITYKILYNDAVAMTGGQPAEGGLTVSQIAHQVSAEGAKRLVIVSDDPEKYPSNYFPSGATVHHRRELDAVQRELREVKGLTVLIYDQTCAAEKRRRRKRGLYPDPPKRIFINERVCEGCGDCSSVSNCVSVQPLETEFGRKRRIDQSNCNKDFSCIEGFCPSFVTVHGGKLRKADRTAADPSALFADLPTPAPLALAGPYNILVTGIGGTGVITIGALLGMAAHVEGMACSTLDFTGLSQKNGAVMSHVRIAPTADDLSTVRIAPGNANLILGCDIVVATSVPSLSRAERGVTRAIVNADLLPTASFVINPDIDFEAGTMRESLNEAVSASDLDILDATGLATALMGDSIATNAFMLGFAFQRGAIPLSLEAIMKAIDLNGAAIEMNKLAFSWGRLAAHDLQRVVSAARFKSSGAAPVKRTLEESIAFRAKFLTDYQDEAYSKRYLAEVERVHAAEAKGSPGSHELTEAFAKGLFKLMAYKDEYEVARLYSDGEFAKALKEQFDGEEGVKVSLAPPLLASRDKVTGRLRKREFGGWIFRAFDILTRFKFLRGTAFDPFGYTAERRMERALPGEYSAMIFRHLGSAKPQDWPRLVTLAKSAELVRGYGHIKEANVAKYRAECARLEAAIGQPVAQAAE; translated from the coding sequence ATGGCGTTGATGGAAGTGGGGCTGGACGACAAGTACCGGCTGGATGCGAAGCGAATCTTCCTCTCCGGTACGCAGGCGCTGGTCCGGCTACCGATGTTGCAGCGCGAACGCGACCGCGCAGCAGGACTCAACACCGCCGGTTTCATATCAGGCTACCGTGGCTCGCCGCTCGGCATGTACGATCACGCGCTGTGGCGCGCCAAAAGCTTCCTCAAGCAGCATGACATCGAGTTCGCGCCCGGCCTCAACGAGGATCTCGCCGCGACCGCCGTGTGGGGCAGCCAGCAGGTCGGCATGTTCCCCGGCGCCAAGGTCGATGGCGTGTTCGGTATCTGGTATGGCAAGGGGCCCGGCGTCGACCGCTCGGTCGATGCGCTCAAGCATGCCAACTCGGCGGGCACGTCGAAGGATGGCGGCGTGATTGCGCTGGCCGGCGACGACCATGGCTGCCAGTCCTCGACGCTGGCGCATCAGAGCGAGCAGGTGTTCGCCGCGGCGCTGATGCCGGTGGTCAATCCCGCAACGCTGCAGGATTATCTCGATCTCGGCATTCTGGGCTTTGCGCTGTCGCGCTACTCCGGCTGCTGGGTCGGCTTCAAGGCGATCTCGGAGACGGTCGAAAGCTCGGCCTCGATCGTCAGCGATCCCGACCGGATCAGGATCATCACGCCGGATGATTTCGAGATGCCGCCCGGCGGTCTCTCGATCCGCTGGCCGGATGCGCCGATGGAGCAGGAGCGGCGGCTGCACGGCCCGAAGATGCAGGCGGTCGCGGCATTCGCGCGCGTCAACCACTTCGACCGGATCGTGCTGGACTCCAAGCCGGCGCGGCTCGGCATCATGGCGACCGGCAAGGCCTATCTCGATCTGCGTCAGGCGCTGGCCGATCTCGGCATTACCGATGCGGAAGCGCAGGCGCTGGGATTGCGCATCTACAAGGTCGCGTTGACCTGGCCGCTGGAGGAAACCGGCGCGCGCGCCTTTGCTGAAGGCTTGCAGGACGTGCTTGTCGTCGAGGAGAAGCGCGGCTTCATCGAGGACCAGCTTCTTCGCATTCTTTATAACGTCGACGCGTCGAAGCGGCCTTCGGTGGTCGGCAAGCGCGACGAAGCCGGCGCCATGCTGCTGCCGAGCGAGGGCGAGTTGACGCCGACCATGGTGGCGGCGGCCGTGGTCGCGCGGTTGCGCCGGCTTGGCCATCGCAGCCCGGCGCTGGAGCAGCGCCTCGCCAAACTCGAAGCCTTCGACCGGCCGGGGGAGGGCACAGGCGCAGCAAAACTGCAGCGCACGCCGTATTTCTGCTCGGGCTGCCCGCACAACACGTCGACCAAGATTCCCGAGGGCAGCCGTGCGATGGCCGGCATCGGCTGTCACGGCATGGCGCTGTCGGTGCCGAACCGCCGGACGCAGACGATCTCGCATATGGGGGCGGAGGGCGTCACCTGGATCGGGCAGGCGCCGTTCACCGATGAGCCGCACGTCTTCCAGAACCTGGGCGACGGCACCTACACCCATTCCGGCCTGCTGGCGATCCGCGCGGCGGCCGCCTCCGGCGTCAACATCACCTACAAGATTCTTTATAATGACGCGGTGGCGATGACCGGCGGCCAGCCGGCCGAAGGCGGGCTGACGGTTTCGCAGATTGCGCATCAGGTGTCGGCTGAGGGCGCCAAGCGGCTCGTCATCGTCTCCGACGATCCCGAGAAATATCCCAGCAATTACTTCCCGTCAGGCGCGACTGTTCATCACCGCCGCGAACTCGACGCGGTGCAAAGGGAGCTGCGCGAGGTCAAGGGTCTCACCGTCCTGATCTATGACCAGACCTGCGCTGCGGAAAAGCGCCGCCGCCGCAAGCGTGGGCTTTATCCGGACCCGCCGAAGCGTATCTTCATCAATGAGCGCGTCTGCGAGGGCTGCGGCGACTGCTCGTCCGTCTCCAACTGCGTCTCGGTGCAGCCGCTGGAAACCGAATTCGGCCGCAAGCGGCGGATCGACCAGTCGAACTGCAACAAGGATTTTTCCTGCATCGAGGGCTTTTGCCCGAGCTTCGTCACCGTGCATGGCGGCAAGCTGCGCAAGGCGGACCGCACCGCGGCCGATCCGTCGGCGCTGTTTGCCGATCTGCCGACGCCCGCCCCGCTGGCGCTCGCCGGTCCCTACAACATCCTGGTTACCGGTATTGGCGGCACCGGCGTCATTACCATCGGCGCGCTGCTCGGCATGGCCGCCCATGTCGAGGGCATGGCGTGTTCGACGCTCGACTTCACGGGTCTGTCGCAGAAGAACGGCGCGGTCATGAGTCACGTCCGCATTGCGCCCACGGCGGACGACCTCTCGACCGTCCGCATCGCCCCCGGTAACGCCAATCTCATTCTCGGCTGCGACATCGTCGTCGCCACTAGCGTTCCTTCGCTGAGCCGGGCCGAGCGCGGCGTCACGCGGGCGATCGTCAATGCCGATCTCTTGCCGACGGCGAGCTTCGTCATCAACCCCGACATCGATTTCGAGGCGGGGACGATGCGGGAGTCGCTCAACGAGGCGGTCAGCGCCTCCGATCTCGACATTCTCGATGCGACGGGACTGGCGACCGCGCTGATGGGCGACAGCATCGCCACCAACGCCTTCATGCTCGGCTTTGCGTTCCAGCGCGGCGCGATCCCGCTGTCGCTGGAGGCGATCATGAAGGCGATTGACCTGAACGGCGCGGCGATCGAGATGAACAAGCTGGCGTTCTCGTGGGGCCGGCTCGCCGCCCATGATCTCCAGCGCGTCGTCAGCGCGGCGCGCTTCAAGAGTTCGGGCGCGGCGCCGGTGAAGCGGACGCTTGAGGAGAGCATCGCCTTCCGCGCCAAATTCCTGACGGACTACCAGGACGAGGCCTATTCGAAACGCTACCTCGCCGAGGTCGAGCGCGTCCATGCCGCGGAAGCCAAGGGCTCGCCCGGATCGCATGAGCTGACGGAAGCCTTCGCAAAGGGCCTGTTCAAGCTGATGGCCTACAAGGACGAATACGAAGTCGCCCGGCTTTATTCCGACGGCGAGTTCGCAAAAGCGTTGAAGGAACAGTTCGACGGCGAGGAGGGCGTCAAGGTCAGCCTCGCGCCGCCGCTGCTCGCGTCGCGTGACAAGGTCACGGGCCGTCTGCGCAAGCGCGAGTTCGGCGGCTGGATCTTCCGCGCGTTCGATATCCTGACCCGGTTCAAGTTCCTGCGCGGCACCGCGTTCGATCCGTTCGGCTACACGGCCGAGCGGCGGATGGAACGCGCATTGCCGGGCGAATATTCCGCCATGATCTTCCGCCATCTCGGCAGTGCGAAGCCGCAGGATTGGCCACGTCTGGTGACGCTGGCAAAATCTGCGGAACTTGTTCGCGGCTACGGCCATATAAAGGAAGCTAATGTCGCGAAATACCGCGCGGAGTGCGCGCGGCTGGAGGCCGCGATCGGCCAACCGGTGGCGCAGGCAGCCGAATAG